Genomic DNA from Segatella copri:
AAGATGCCTATTCTATAAATAATTTAGAAAATCTTCCAGAAAGTTTTACAAGTATTCTATGGGCAATATCGTTCAAAAAGCCGCTTGTATCTTGCCAAATGTCTAGCAAGCAATTTGCTGTATCAACATTGGGGGAGATTTTTCCATGCCATATGGATGTAGGAAAAGAATGCTTAAATTTAGGTAATATCGGAGGAAAGAACATATTTAATTCTTGTACTATCCAAAAATCATTTCCTTTGTTCGATTTGTTAGCCAACAAAAGAGGATTGTGTCCAAATTGTTGGGCTCGCAATTTATGTGATGGTTGTCCTAGAGATTTTTTTTATGATGAAAAGAACAAATGCTATCAGACAACTCCTAATGAGGATAAATGTAAATCACAAAGAGAACATATAGAAAAGATTCTTTTAAGCATATCACATTTAAGACAGGATAAAAACAAATGGCACGATTATGTACAAGGTATAAACGAGATGTGCAAAGAAAAGATTTGTTAGTATAAATGATTGCCCACATCTATGAAAAAGTATGTTTGATTAAAAAGTTGTATTATGAGAAAGTTTATCATGACAACAGCCGTGTGTTTCTGGGCAATGTCCCAGATGATGGCACAGAACATTTCGGGAAAGATTGTAGATGCCAAGGGCGAGCCTTTAGCATTTGCAAATGTAGTGCTCCTATACCGTCAAGATTCAGCATTCGTCAAGGGGACTGTGAGTGGAGAAGATGGGCGTTTTACCATCGACTCTCCTTGCAATGGCGGAATCATCAAGGTAACTTCCGTAGGATATAAGACAATATTCAAGGACTGCAAAGGTGAGAATGTGGGAGTTATTAAGATGGAAGAAGATAGTAAGATGCTCGGTGAAGTAGTGATAAAATCATCTTTGCCAAAGACCATTTTGAAGAATGGGGGAATGACAACAATAGTTGTTGGTTCTGTCCTTGAAAAGGCTGGAACAATGGAGCATCTGCTCGACCGCATACCTAACGTATCTGCACAAAATGGAAATATCAAGGTGTTTGGACGTGGCGAGCCTATAATATATATCAATGGACGACAGATGAGAGACAGAAGCGAACTCGACCGTTTGAGTTCGGACAACATCAAGTCGGTTGAAGTAATATCCAACCCAGGTGCTCGTTATGCTACAAGCACTAAGGCTGTTATACGTATCACTACAAAGAAGATACAAGGCGATGGATTCGGATTTGACGCTACAACAGAAGGATCGTACGACGAGAAAAAGAACATTGGAGGATATGGCAGGCTGAATATGTATTACCGTAAGAACGGATTGGAGCTTGACGCTTACGCCTATGGCGCAAAACAATCATCGCCAGACGAGAAAGACTTGCAGCAAATGACATATCTCGACAAGATATGGAATCAGCAGGATAAAACACGTTGGAAGAACAAAACCGAGACTTTTAGTTCTCGCTTGAATGTCAGTTATCAGTTTGACGACAACAATTCGTTGGGAGCAAACTTTAGTTTCTTACGCAATCCAAAGCTGATAACAGACGGAAAGACGGAAGGCTCTGTACTGAGAGATGAAGTATTGACGGAGACTAACACTTCTATAAGATCGGAGTTTGGACAGAATAGCAACTTGTCAAGCAATATATATTATGTAGGCAAGGTAGGGAAATTGGGTATTGACTTCAATACCGACTGGTTTTGGTCTAAAGGAAACAATAAAAACAATATAGATGAGCATTATCAGGAGGTAAACTCTGAAATACAAAACCAACTTGTAAACAGTACCACTTCAAAGTACAACCGCCTGATAGCTTCCAAAATGGTGCTCACTTATCCGCTTTTGGGTGGTGACTTGTCGGTAGGAGGCGAGTATTCGTTCACCAATCGTAACACCAACTACGCCATCATACCAAACACTCTTTCCGACAATGTAAGAGACCGCATAAAGGAAGGCATGTCTTCTACGTTCGTTATCTATAGTCGTGACTTTGGCAAGCTGAACATGGAAGCTGGATTGCGATACGAGAATGTAGACTTCAAGTATTATGACGATGGTAAGTATATGGCGGAGCAAAGCAAGAATTACGGCAATTGGTTTCCGTCTCTCAGCCTTTCGATGCCGTTTGGCAATGTACAGATGCAGCTGAGCTATGCAGCCGACATCGATCGTCCTAACTACTGGGTATTAAGAAGCGGTGTGCAATATAGCAATCATTATACATACGAAACCGGTAATCCGTTTCTTGTCTCAGAGATTTCAAGAGATATCAGTTACGACCTCGCCTACAAATGGCTGACTTTCAACCTGACTTATGAACATGTATCCGATCCGATATATCAGACAGTAGAGATGTATAAGGACAATGCCACCATTGGATTGATGAGGATGATAAATGGCAAATCTTACAACAATGTGTCTTCTATGCTCACCTTGCAGCCTACCTTTGGCATTTGGCATCCTGTGCTGTCAGCTATGGTTGAGAAGCAATGGTTCAAGTTGGAGACAAGGGACGGACATTATCTTAACAAGCCTGTTGCGGAGTTCAAATTCAACAACACTTTCGATACGAAATGGGCGATGTTCTCCGTTATGATGACTTACATCACAAAGGGATACGAGGAAAACCATTACATCTACAAGCCGATGTTCAACACCGACCTGTCTATATACAAGGGCTTTCTGAAGGACTGCCTGACTTTCCAGCTTTATGTCAACGACGTGTTTGGTACGAACGACAGTCACATCATAGGTAAATACGGCAAACTGAAGGAAACCATCTTCGATGAGTTCTCAACAAGTAAAATCTCATTGACAGTCCGCTATAAGTTCAATGTTACTCGAAGCAAGTATAAGGGTACAGGAGCAGGTCAAAGCCAGAAGGATAGAATGTAATTCTACGATGTTCTTTAAAATGAGAAAAATAACAATTATACATCAACATGACTCCATGCAATGCGGAATAGCCTGCTTGCAAATGGTATGTAAATATTTCGGCAGAGAATACACTTTGGATTCTCTGTCGAAACTTTGTTTTGCTACTGCGGAAGGAGTCTCTCTGTTAGGTATCAATGAGGCAGCAAACACACTTGGCTTGCATACTACATGCGCTAGAGCTACAACTATGGTGCTAGGTGAAGTCCCTTTGCCTTGTATCCTTCATTGGAACCAAAATCACTTTGTTGTCTTGTATAAAGTCAAGAAAGGAAAGAACTTCTATGTAGCAGATCCAGGGAAGGGATTGGTTGTTTATACGTTAGAGGAGTTCAAGCAACATTGGATAAGCACGAAATCTAATGGCGAGGACAAGGGCATTGCCATGTTCTTGGAAACCACTCCTGCTTTCTTTACCTATAAGATGGAGGACGAAGAACACATCAAAGAGAAGAGGTCTTTCCGCTTTCTCCTTGGATATGTGAGGAAATATCGTAAGTATTTCGGACAAATTATCTTGGGCTTGATAGTTGGAAGCCTCTTGCAGCTTGTCCTGCCATTCCTAACCCAGTCCATTGTGGATGTCGGTATCAAGAACCAAGACATTGGCTTTGTTTGGCTTATCCTGTTGGGGCAGTTGATGCTTACAGTCAGCCGAACGGCAATAGACTTTATCCGCAGATGGTTGTTGCTTCACATTTCCCTACGTATCAACATTTCATTGGTGAGCGATTTCTTCATCAAGCTCTTGAAATTGCCTATGTCTTTCTTTGATACGAAACTCATGGGCGACTTGATGCAGAGAATGAACGACCATAGCCGTGTGAACAACTTCCTCACGCAGCAGACGCTCAACATCACCTTTGCCATGCTCACCTTCGTGGTGTTCTCCGTAGTGCTGTTCTTCTACAACAAGTTGGTGTTTGCCATCTTTCTGTTGGGAAGCATCCTCTATGGAGGCTGGATGACATTGTTCTTGAAGCGGAGAAAGGTGCTCGACTATGAACTGTTCGAGCAACAAGCCATCAACAACAACAAGACCTACGAATTTATCACCTCCATGCAGGAAATCAAGTTGCAGGATTGTGAGCAGCGCAGAAGATGGGAATGGGAAGACACGCAAGCAGACTTGTTCGGGGTGCAGATGAAATCACTCAAACTCCAACAAACACAGGAGGCTGGAAGTATCTTCATCAATGAGGTGAAGAACATCATCATCACGGTAGTTGCTGCAACAGCCGTGATACATGGGCAAATGACACTTGGTATGATGCTTGCCGTGCAATACATCATCGGACAGCTCAACTCGCCTGTGGAGCAACTGATGAACTTCTTCTATTCTCTGCAAGATGTGAAGATTAGCTTGGAGCGAATCAACGAGATTCACCAGATGGATGATGAATACGGAAAGGAAGGCTTTCGAACTTCCATTGAAGATAAGAAAGAGGGCATCGACATCAAGAAAATCATGTTCAAGTATGACCCACATGCTTTGCGCAAAACCATAGACGATGTGAGCATTCACGTTCCGCAAGGTAAGGTAACAGCCATCGTTGGTGCATCTGGCAGTGGAAAGACCACCCTCATTCGTTTGATGCTTGGTTATTATCCTGTCTTGGAGGGAAAAATCAACATAGGAAATACTGACATCAACAAACTCAACAAAAAGTGGTGGCGCAGACAATGTGGCGTTGTGATGCAGGAAGGTGTCATCTTCTCGGAGAGTATCGCACGTAACATTGCTGTTGATGATGGTGACATAGACAAGGAACGGTTGCTAAAAGCAGCCGAGATAGCTTGTATCAAGGATTATGTGATGGCTTTGCCTCTGAAGTTCAACACCAAGATTGGACGTGATGGCGTGGGACTGAGCCAAGGACAGAAACAGCGTATCTTGATAGCAAGGGCGGTGTATAAGAATCCCGACTACATCTTCCTTGACGAGGCGACCAACTCGCTCGATGCCAACAATGAGAGAAGCATCGTGGAGAACTTGGATAAGTTCTATAAGGGCAAGACTGTTGTGATTGTGGCTCATCGCCTAAGCACGGTGAAGAATGCCGACCAAATTGTGGTCATCGACCATGGAAATGTGGTTGAAGTTGGCAATCATGAATCGCTGACAGCCAAGCGAGGAGCATACTATAATCTTGTGAAGAATCAGTTGGAATTGGGAAACTAAAATGCTTTTGACATGGAACAGAAAGAAAAAGAAACAGATAATATCGAGTTGAGAAGCGAGAAGGTGAGGAACGTGATAGGCAAGGTTCCTCCTCGCCTCGTCAGCTTGGGAACGGTTGTCATTACGATAATAGTCCTCGCCCTCGCAGTTGCTTTCTACAAGACACCTTATCCTATATCTATAGAGGCTAATGGTGAGGTTCTCAATCAAAGAACAATACAGGTGTTTGTGCCATACAAGTATTTGTATCTTTTTGATGAGCCAAGAACTGCTCACGTTTCTTTTGAGGGCAACGACAATGTATCTTATAACTGCAACATTATAAGCCATAATGCCAAGCTCATACATAGGGAAGATGGTAACTATTTTATGGCTATAGCCACAGTGAGCACACAGGGACAAAATACTCCTATACTGCAAAAGTATATGAAAGCTGATGTCAGAATCATTGTCAGCAATAAAACGTTGTGGCAGCAGGTATTTGGATAGTCTATGTCCGAACACTTGTTGCTATCTCCATAAAGGTTCGTTTTCCCATCCTTGTGGAAAGCCCATGGCATGTAAATCAATATTGGGATAATCTGCGAACAATCTGAGAAGAGAACTTTTTAAATCCATACAAGGAGTTATAGTTTGCTCCATATATAATAAGGTGCATAACTGATGGTAAAGTTTGATAGGCTTTTGGGTTGGAGTAATCCAAAAAAGTGGAAGCCGATTTGGCAATTGTGGCTTCAAGGCAAAACGCCTATTCCATATACGGGCATGGTGAGCACAACAATTGCGAAGCACGGTTATACACCTTATCCAACTTTCCAAGTAAGTGTATTGAGGTAGTCCAAACTCTCTTGCCACTTGCTTTTTGAGACGATTGTCCTTGAACAGACAAAATAATTTGGAAAGCGTACCAAACGAAACGACCTCTAATGTTTTCCACACAGGAGGGAGAGAAGGGAAAGTATATTTCTCGGAATGCTCCTTGATGAAATCTTCATTTGAACGAGATACCTCTTTCTTGATATTGTCAAGGCAGCCTTCATAAAAGTCTGCATTCTTGAACAATGATGCATCCATAAACCAAAATGCGCCATGCTCCATGGAAAATATCTGAATCATTTTGGTCCGAAGAGAAATCTCTATATCTTGAATTGCCTTGAATATAAGTTGACGAAGTTCTTTGTCAAAGAGATAAAGGTCGATGGCTTGTTCAAATGTACTACCCAGTTTATAATGATGAAACTGTCTGTCTTCCTCCATATATCGTAGGTAACTGGCAATACGAAAATAACTGATATTGCGAAGCTGCAATTTGGCAGTTGCAATATCTTCTATCACCAGCCCTCTGTTCTGGAGCAAGGCAACCTGTTCATCTACGTTTATCGGTTGTTTGTCGTAATCCATATAACCTTTATAAAAAGCGAAGTCCCACCGTGGTACGCATCGTTGAGAGGCGTGGTGGGATTTGTTGCTGCAAAAATACTCTTTTTTATTGGAAACTCCAAATATT
This window encodes:
- a CDS encoding TonB-dependent receptor domain-containing protein gives rise to the protein MRKFIMTTAVCFWAMSQMMAQNISGKIVDAKGEPLAFANVVLLYRQDSAFVKGTVSGEDGRFTIDSPCNGGIIKVTSVGYKTIFKDCKGENVGVIKMEEDSKMLGEVVIKSSLPKTILKNGGMTTIVVGSVLEKAGTMEHLLDRIPNVSAQNGNIKVFGRGEPIIYINGRQMRDRSELDRLSSDNIKSVEVISNPGARYATSTKAVIRITTKKIQGDGFGFDATTEGSYDEKKNIGGYGRLNMYYRKNGLELDAYAYGAKQSSPDEKDLQQMTYLDKIWNQQDKTRWKNKTETFSSRLNVSYQFDDNNSLGANFSFLRNPKLITDGKTEGSVLRDEVLTETNTSIRSEFGQNSNLSSNIYYVGKVGKLGIDFNTDWFWSKGNNKNNIDEHYQEVNSEIQNQLVNSTTSKYNRLIASKMVLTYPLLGGDLSVGGEYSFTNRNTNYAIIPNTLSDNVRDRIKEGMSSTFVIYSRDFGKLNMEAGLRYENVDFKYYDDGKYMAEQSKNYGNWFPSLSLSMPFGNVQMQLSYAADIDRPNYWVLRSGVQYSNHYTYETGNPFLVSEISRDISYDLAYKWLTFNLTYEHVSDPIYQTVEMYKDNATIGLMRMINGKSYNNVSSMLTLQPTFGIWHPVLSAMVEKQWFKLETRDGHYLNKPVAEFKFNNTFDTKWAMFSVMMTYITKGYEENHYIYKPMFNTDLSIYKGFLKDCLTFQLYVNDVFGTNDSHIIGKYGKLKETIFDEFSTSKISLTVRYKFNVTRSKYKGTGAGQSQKDRM
- a CDS encoding peptidase domain-containing ABC transporter, with product MRKITIIHQHDSMQCGIACLQMVCKYFGREYTLDSLSKLCFATAEGVSLLGINEAANTLGLHTTCARATTMVLGEVPLPCILHWNQNHFVVLYKVKKGKNFYVADPGKGLVVYTLEEFKQHWISTKSNGEDKGIAMFLETTPAFFTYKMEDEEHIKEKRSFRFLLGYVRKYRKYFGQIILGLIVGSLLQLVLPFLTQSIVDVGIKNQDIGFVWLILLGQLMLTVSRTAIDFIRRWLLLHISLRINISLVSDFFIKLLKLPMSFFDTKLMGDLMQRMNDHSRVNNFLTQQTLNITFAMLTFVVFSVVLFFYNKLVFAIFLLGSILYGGWMTLFLKRRKVLDYELFEQQAINNNKTYEFITSMQEIKLQDCEQRRRWEWEDTQADLFGVQMKSLKLQQTQEAGSIFINEVKNIIITVVAATAVIHGQMTLGMMLAVQYIIGQLNSPVEQLMNFFYSLQDVKISLERINEIHQMDDEYGKEGFRTSIEDKKEGIDIKKIMFKYDPHALRKTIDDVSIHVPQGKVTAIVGASGSGKTTLIRLMLGYYPVLEGKINIGNTDINKLNKKWWRRQCGVVMQEGVIFSESIARNIAVDDGDIDKERLLKAAEIACIKDYVMALPLKFNTKIGRDGVGLSQGQKQRILIARAVYKNPDYIFLDEATNSLDANNERSIVENLDKFYKGKTVVIVAHRLSTVKNADQIVVIDHGNVVEVGNHESLTAKRGAYYNLVKNQLELGN
- a CDS encoding Abi family protein, with amino-acid sequence MDYDKQPINVDEQVALLQNRGLVIEDIATAKLQLRNISYFRIASYLRYMEEDRQFHHYKLGSTFEQAIDLYLFDKELRQLIFKAIQDIEISLRTKMIQIFSMEHGAFWFMDASLFKNADFYEGCLDNIKKEVSRSNEDFIKEHSEKYTFPSLPPVWKTLEVVSFGTLSKLFCLFKDNRLKKQVAREFGLPQYTYLESWIRCITVLRNCCAHHARIWNRRFALKPQLPNRLPLFWITPTQKPIKLYHQLCTLLYMEQTITPCMDLKSSLLRLFADYPNIDLHAMGFPQGWENEPLWR